A DNA window from Bradyrhizobium barranii subsp. barranii contains the following coding sequences:
- a CDS encoding DUF1330 domain-containing protein — MGHIDPSKEIFAQFRDNDRPGPIHMLNLVRLREEAAYPDGRKASGAEAYAAYGRESGPVFERLGGRIVWQGKFELMLIGPQEERWDHCFIAEYPSVAAFVEMIRDPVYREAVKHRQAAVEDSRLIRHAVLPVGKNFGEIPE, encoded by the coding sequence ATGGGCCATATCGATCCGAGCAAGGAGATTTTTGCGCAGTTCCGGGACAACGATCGCCCCGGCCCGATCCACATGCTCAATCTGGTGCGTTTGCGCGAAGAGGCCGCCTATCCCGACGGCCGCAAGGCGAGCGGCGCGGAAGCCTATGCGGCCTACGGCCGCGAGAGCGGCCCGGTGTTCGAGCGCCTCGGCGGCCGCATCGTCTGGCAGGGCAAATTCGAGCTGATGCTGATCGGCCCGCAAGAGGAGCGCTGGGACCATTGCTTCATCGCCGAATATCCAAGCGTCGCCGCCTTCGTCGAGATGATCCGCGATCCCGTCTATCGCGAAGCGGTGAAGCATCGCCAGGCCGCGGTGGAGGATTCACGGCTGATCCGGCACGCGGTGCTGCCGGTGGGGAAGAATTTTGGGGAGATACCGGAGTAG
- a CDS encoding ABC transporter substrate-binding protein, producing MSYRRAFIAATAALAFAFSASQALAQKKYDTGASDTEIKIGQTVPFSGAYSVYANIGKTQAAYFKMINDQGGINGRKINLIQYDDAYSPPKTVEQVRKLVEGDEVLFTFQIIGTAANAAVQKYLNGKKIPQLLASTGAARFNDPQNYPWTIAYNPNYVSEGRIYAKYILANHPNAKIGVLYQNDDMGRDYLAGLKSGLGDKAAKMIVGEVSYEVTDPTVDSQVVKLKSLGADLFYDASTPKFAAQAIKKVAELGWTPVHILDINASPISATLKPAGLDISKGIISTQYGKEPSDPQWKDDPGVKAFFAFMDKYFPEGDKLNTVNTYAYSVAELLTQVLKQCGDDLSRENVMKQVANIKDFTPSFALPGIKINTGPNDYRVNKQMQMMKFNGERWELFGPIIEDNGPAG from the coding sequence ATGAGCTATCGCAGAGCCTTCATAGCTGCCACGGCGGCGCTCGCCTTCGCGTTCTCCGCCAGCCAAGCCCTCGCCCAGAAGAAATACGACACCGGCGCGAGCGACACCGAGATCAAGATCGGCCAGACCGTGCCGTTCTCCGGCGCCTATTCCGTCTACGCCAATATCGGCAAGACCCAGGCCGCCTACTTCAAGATGATCAACGATCAGGGCGGCATCAATGGCCGCAAGATCAATCTGATCCAGTATGACGATGCCTATTCGCCACCGAAGACGGTCGAGCAGGTGCGCAAGCTCGTCGAAGGCGACGAGGTGCTGTTCACCTTCCAGATCATCGGCACGGCCGCGAACGCCGCCGTGCAAAAATATCTCAACGGCAAGAAGATCCCGCAGCTGCTGGCTTCTACCGGCGCCGCACGCTTCAACGACCCGCAGAACTATCCCTGGACCATCGCCTACAATCCCAACTACGTGTCCGAGGGACGCATCTACGCCAAATACATTCTCGCCAATCACCCCAATGCCAAGATCGGTGTGCTCTACCAGAACGACGACATGGGCCGCGACTATCTCGCCGGCCTCAAGAGCGGCCTCGGCGACAAGGCCGCCAAGATGATCGTCGGCGAGGTGTCCTACGAGGTCACCGACCCGACCGTCGACTCGCAGGTGGTCAAGCTGAAGTCCCTCGGCGCCGATCTTTTCTACGATGCGTCGACGCCGAAGTTCGCGGCGCAGGCCATCAAGAAGGTGGCCGAGCTCGGCTGGACGCCGGTGCACATCCTCGACATCAATGCGAGCCCGATCTCGGCGACGCTGAAGCCGGCCGGCCTCGACATCTCCAAAGGCATCATCTCGACCCAATACGGCAAGGAGCCGAGTGACCCGCAGTGGAAGGACGATCCGGGCGTGAAGGCGTTCTTCGCCTTTATGGACAAGTATTTCCCCGAAGGCGACAAGCTCAACACGGTCAACACCTATGCTTATTCGGTCGCCGAGTTGCTGACGCAGGTGCTGAAACAGTGCGGCGACGACCTGTCGCGTGAGAACGTGATGAAGCAGGTCGCCAACATCAAGGACTTCACCCCGAGCTTCGCGCTGCCCGGTATCAAGATCAACACCGGACCGAACGATTATCGCGTCAACAAGCAGATGCAGATGATGAAGTTCAACGGCGAGCGTTGGGAGCTGTTCGGCCCGATCATCGAGGACAACGGCCCGGCGGGTTAG
- a CDS encoding [protein-PII] uridylyltransferase → MDSVATEHKPEVDDRFDTARITAAVDALAEKHQGREDSFRTTMAQMLKAELIAARAAAQAILLKDRHGRRCAERLCHVQDEIIRILYSAATRHLYRSPIPSGAERMAVVATGGYGRGLMAPESDIDLLFILPYKQTAWGEQVAEAILYCLWDMGLKVGHATRSVDESIRQARGDMTIRTAILETRFLTGDQPLYDELVARFDKDVVQGTASEFVTAKLAEREERHRRGGQSRYLVEPNVKDGKGALRDLHTLFWIAKYVYRVRDTDELVERGVFDAQEYRTFRRCADFLWSVRCNLHFYSGRAEERLSFDLQREIAVRLGYTSHPGMQDVERFMKHYFLVAKEVGNLTAILCAKLEDQQAKPAPVLSRMMARLRPAPAKRRVPDSDDFLVDNNRINVAAPDVFKHDPVNLIRIFRLAQKNNLAFHPDAMRDVTRSLGLINAQLRENPEANRLFMEILTSDNAEIVLRRMNETGVLGHFIRAFGKIVSMMQFNMYHHYTVDEHLIRCVGFLQDIERGGIEEFTVASDLFRKIRPEHRAVIYITTLLHDIAKGRPEDHSIAGAKVARRLCPRLGFSAADTELVAWLIEEHLTMSTVAQSRDLSDRKTIENFAAVVQSVEQMKLLTILTTADIRGVGPGVWNGWKAQLLRSLYYETEPVLTGGFSEVDRGKRLTAAYAEFRMAFAEWPADELDAYIGRHYPAYWLKVELPRKIRHARFVRSSEQAGHKLAINVGFDEVRGVTELTIFAADHPWLLSIIAGACASAGANIVDAQIYTTTDGRALDTISISREYDRDEDEGRRATRIGEMIEDVLEGKLRLPEVVARRTVRSKARPFTIEPEVTINNQWSDRYTVIEMSGLDRPGLLYELTTAISKLNLNIASAHVATFGERARDVFYVTDLLGAQINAPTRQSAIKSALTHVMAGDKAVQPAA, encoded by the coding sequence ATGGACAGCGTCGCGACTGAGCACAAGCCAGAGGTGGACGATCGCTTCGACACCGCGCGGATCACCGCCGCGGTCGATGCGCTTGCCGAGAAGCATCAGGGACGTGAGGACAGTTTCCGCACAACCATGGCGCAAATGCTGAAGGCCGAGCTGATCGCAGCGCGCGCCGCGGCGCAGGCGATCCTGCTGAAGGACCGTCACGGCCGGCGCTGCGCCGAGCGGCTGTGCCACGTGCAGGACGAGATCATCCGCATCCTGTATTCGGCGGCGACCCGGCATCTCTACCGCTCGCCGATCCCGAGCGGCGCGGAGCGCATGGCGGTGGTCGCGACCGGCGGCTATGGCCGCGGCCTGATGGCCCCGGAATCCGACATCGATCTCCTGTTCATCCTGCCCTACAAGCAGACCGCCTGGGGTGAGCAGGTGGCTGAGGCTATTCTCTACTGTCTCTGGGACATGGGGCTGAAGGTCGGGCACGCCACGCGCTCGGTCGATGAATCGATCCGGCAGGCGCGCGGCGACATGACCATCCGCACCGCGATCCTGGAAACGCGCTTCCTGACCGGCGACCAGCCGCTCTATGACGAACTGGTCGCGCGCTTCGATAAGGACGTGGTGCAGGGCACGGCGTCCGAATTCGTCACCGCAAAGCTCGCCGAGCGCGAGGAGCGCCACCGCCGCGGCGGCCAGTCGCGCTACCTGGTCGAGCCCAACGTCAAGGACGGCAAGGGCGCCTTGCGCGACCTGCACACGCTGTTCTGGATCGCCAAATACGTCTACCGCGTCCGTGATACCGACGAGCTGGTCGAGCGCGGCGTGTTCGACGCACAGGAATACCGCACCTTCCGCCGCTGCGCCGACTTCCTCTGGTCGGTGCGCTGCAATCTGCACTTCTACTCCGGCCGCGCGGAGGAGCGCCTCTCCTTCGATCTCCAGCGCGAGATCGCGGTCCGGCTCGGCTATACCTCGCATCCCGGCATGCAGGACGTCGAGCGCTTCATGAAGCACTACTTCCTGGTCGCCAAGGAAGTCGGCAACCTCACCGCCATCCTCTGCGCCAAGCTCGAGGACCAGCAGGCCAAGCCCGCGCCGGTGCTGAGCCGGATGATGGCGCGGCTGCGCCCCGCCCCCGCGAAGCGCCGCGTCCCCGACAGCGACGACTTCCTCGTCGACAACAACCGCATCAACGTCGCCGCGCCCGACGTGTTCAAGCACGATCCGGTCAATTTGATCCGGATCTTCCGCCTGGCGCAGAAGAACAACCTCGCCTTCCATCCGGACGCGATGCGCGACGTGACGCGCTCGCTCGGCCTGATCAACGCGCAGCTGCGCGAGAACCCGGAAGCCAACCGGCTGTTCATGGAGATCCTGACCTCCGACAACGCCGAGATCGTGCTGCGTCGGATGAACGAGACCGGCGTGCTCGGCCATTTCATCCGCGCCTTCGGCAAGATCGTCTCGATGATGCAGTTCAACATGTATCATCACTACACTGTCGACGAGCATCTGATCCGCTGCGTCGGCTTCCTGCAGGACATCGAGCGCGGCGGCATCGAGGAGTTCACGGTCGCCAGCGATCTCTTCCGCAAGATCCGGCCCGAGCACCGTGCGGTGATCTACATCACGACGCTGCTGCACGACATCGCCAAGGGACGGCCGGAGGATCACTCGATCGCGGGCGCCAAGGTGGCGCGCCGGCTGTGCCCGCGGCTCGGCTTTAGCGCGGCCGACACCGAGCTCGTGGCCTGGCTGATCGAGGAGCATCTGACGATGTCCACGGTCGCGCAGTCGCGCGACCTCTCCGACCGCAAGACCATCGAGAATTTCGCCGCCGTGGTGCAGTCGGTCGAGCAGATGAAATTGCTCACGATCCTGACCACCGCCGACATCCGCGGCGTCGGCCCGGGCGTGTGGAACGGCTGGAAGGCGCAGCTGCTGCGCTCGCTCTATTATGAGACCGAACCGGTGCTGACCGGCGGCTTCTCGGAAGTCGATCGCGGCAAGCGCTTGACGGCCGCCTACGCCGAATTCCGCATGGCCTTCGCCGAGTGGCCGGCGGACGAGCTCGATGCCTATATCGGCCGGCACTATCCCGCCTATTGGCTCAAGGTCGAGCTGCCGCGGAAGATCCGCCATGCCCGCTTCGTCCGCTCCAGCGAACAGGCCGGCCACAAGCTCGCGATCAATGTCGGCTTCGACGAGGTGCGCGGCGTCACCGAGCTAACGATCTTCGCCGCCGACCATCCCTGGCTGCTCTCGATCATCGCCGGCGCCTGCGCCTCGGCCGGCGCCAACATCGTCGACGCGCAGATCTACACGACGACCGACGGCCGCGCGCTCGACACGATCTCGATCTCCAGGGAATACGACCGCGACGAGGATGAGGGCCGGCGCGCCACGCGCATCGGCGAGATGATCGAGGACGTGCTGGAAGGCAAGCTGCGTCTGCCCGAAGTGGTGGCGCGGCGCACCGTGCGCAGCAAGGCGCGGCCTTTCACGATCGAGCCGGAAGTGACCATCAACAACCAATGGTCCGACCGCTACACCGTGATCGAGATGTCCGGCCTCGACCGCCCCGGCCTGCTCTACGAGCTGACCACCGCGATCTCGAAGCTCAATCTGAACATCGCCTCGGCCCATGTCGCGACCTTCGGCGAGCGCGCCCGCGACGTGTTCTACGTCACCGACCTCCTCGGCGCGCAGATCAACGCACCGACGCGCCAGTCCGCGATCAAGAGCGCGCTGACCCACGTGATGGCCGGCGACAAGGCGGTGCAGCCGGCGGCGTGA
- a CDS encoding OsmC family protein: MDAAELRQMQAPIKERYKTDPKTAMITLKAKGSTDSEGIACKVETGRAIAMAGLHPATGGSGLELCSGDMLLEALVACAGVTLKSVATAIEIPLKTGNVYAEGDLDFRGTLGVDKETPVGFAEIRLRFEVDTDAPQDKLDLLLKLTERYCVVYQTIKNGPKVSVSMQRM; the protein is encoded by the coding sequence ATGGACGCCGCAGAACTGCGCCAGATGCAGGCCCCGATCAAGGAACGCTACAAGACCGATCCCAAGACCGCGATGATCACGCTGAAGGCCAAGGGCTCGACCGACAGCGAAGGCATCGCCTGCAAGGTCGAGACCGGGCGCGCCATCGCAATGGCTGGCCTGCATCCCGCGACCGGCGGCTCCGGCCTCGAGCTCTGCTCCGGCGACATGCTGCTGGAAGCCTTGGTCGCCTGTGCCGGCGTCACGCTGAAATCGGTCGCGACCGCCATCGAGATCCCGCTCAAGACCGGCAACGTCTATGCCGAAGGCGATCTCGATTTCCGCGGCACGCTCGGCGTCGACAAGGAGACCCCGGTCGGCTTCGCCGAGATCCGCCTGCGCTTCGAGGTCGACACCGACGCGCCGCAGGACAAGCTTGATCTGCTCCTGAAACTCACCGAGCGCTATTGCGTGGTCTACCAGACCATCAAGAACGGCCCGAAGGTTTCGGTGTCGATGCAGCGGATGTGA
- a CDS encoding ABC transporter substrate-binding protein — MRNGMLHLATATALTLALSVTAASAQKKYDPGASDTEIKVGQTMPFSGPASAYSSIGKTQAAYFKMINDQGGINGRKINLIQYDDAYSPPKAVEQIRKLVESDEVLLTFQIIGTPVNAAVQKYLNSKKVPQLFAATGASRFTDPKNFPWTMGYNPNYFVEGRIYGQYILKQHPDAKIGVLYQNDDLGKDYLNGIKAGLGDKAAKMIVTEASYEVSDPTVDSQILKIKDAGADLFFSATTPKQAAQAIKKIAEMGWHPIQIVDINATSVGAVLKPAGLDAAKGLISVNYGKEPLDPTWKDDAGLKKYFDFMAKYYPDGDKDSNFNTYGYGTAQLLVHVLKQCGDNLTRENVMKQAASLKDVTSDIALPGIKANTSATDYRVNKQLQMMKFNGERWELFGPILEDAGPID; from the coding sequence ATGAGGAATGGAATGCTGCATCTGGCCACGGCAACGGCGCTGACCCTGGCGCTGTCGGTCACCGCGGCCAGTGCCCAGAAAAAATATGATCCGGGCGCCAGCGACACCGAGATCAAGGTCGGACAGACCATGCCGTTCTCGGGACCTGCGTCGGCCTATTCGTCGATCGGCAAGACCCAGGCCGCCTATTTCAAGATGATCAACGACCAGGGCGGCATCAATGGTCGCAAGATCAACCTGATCCAGTATGACGACGCCTATTCGCCGCCGAAGGCCGTGGAGCAAATCCGCAAGCTCGTCGAGAGCGACGAGGTGCTGCTGACCTTCCAGATCATCGGCACGCCGGTGAACGCGGCCGTCCAGAAATATCTCAACTCCAAGAAGGTGCCGCAGCTGTTCGCAGCGACCGGCGCCTCGAGGTTCACCGATCCGAAGAACTTTCCGTGGACCATGGGCTACAATCCCAACTACTTCGTCGAAGGCCGAATCTACGGCCAATACATTCTGAAGCAGCATCCGGACGCCAAGATCGGCGTGCTCTATCAGAACGACGACCTCGGCAAGGACTATCTGAACGGCATCAAGGCCGGCCTCGGCGACAAGGCCGCCAAGATGATCGTGACCGAAGCGTCCTACGAGGTCTCCGATCCCACGGTCGACTCGCAGATCCTCAAGATCAAGGACGCCGGCGCCGATTTGTTCTTCAGCGCCACCACGCCGAAGCAGGCCGCACAGGCGATCAAGAAGATCGCCGAAATGGGCTGGCATCCGATCCAGATCGTCGACATCAACGCCACTTCGGTCGGCGCGGTGCTGAAGCCGGCAGGCCTTGATGCGGCCAAGGGCCTGATCAGCGTCAACTACGGTAAAGAACCGCTCGATCCAACCTGGAAGGACGACGCCGGCCTGAAGAAGTATTTTGACTTCATGGCGAAGTACTATCCCGACGGCGACAAGGACTCGAACTTCAACACCTATGGTTATGGCACAGCCCAGCTCCTGGTCCATGTGTTGAAGCAATGCGGCGACAACCTGACGCGCGAGAACGTCATGAAGCAGGCGGCGTCGCTGAAGGACGTCACCAGCGATATCGCGCTGCCCGGTATCAAGGCCAACACCTCGGCGACCGACTACCGCGTCAACAAGCAGCTTCAGATGATGAAGTTCAACGGCGAGCGCTGGGAACTGTTCGGCCCGATCCTGGAGGATGCCGGCCCGATTGATTAG
- a CDS encoding aliphatic sulfonate ABC transporter substrate-binding protein, with amino-acid sequence MTGITRRILLAGAVALAMTAAARAADPLKEIRIDWATYNPVSMVLKQKGLLEKEFAKDGISIIWVQSAGSNKALEFLNAGSIDFGSTAGSAALVAKINGNPIKSIYVYSRPEWTALVTSKDSKIASVADLKGKRVAVTRGTDPHIFLVRALLGAGLTEKDITPVLLQHADGKTALIRGDVDAWAGLDPMMAQAEVEEGAKLFYRKADANTWGILNVREQFLKDYPDADRRVLAVYEEARKYSLANYDDLKKTFIAVTKLPDAVVDKQLKERTELTHSRIGAPQRESILAAGLALQQAGVVDAKVDVKATLDALIDDQVPLPTN; translated from the coding sequence ATGACCGGGATTACACGACGCATTCTGTTGGCGGGAGCTGTTGCGCTCGCCATGACCGCTGCGGCACGGGCGGCGGATCCGCTCAAGGAAATTCGCATCGACTGGGCGACCTACAATCCGGTGTCGATGGTCCTGAAGCAGAAGGGTCTGCTGGAGAAGGAATTCGCCAAGGACGGCATCAGCATCATTTGGGTGCAGTCGGCCGGCTCCAACAAGGCGCTCGAATTCCTCAACGCCGGCTCGATCGATTTCGGCTCGACCGCGGGCTCGGCGGCGCTGGTGGCGAAGATCAACGGGAACCCGATCAAGTCGATCTACGTCTATTCGCGTCCCGAATGGACGGCGCTGGTGACATCGAAGGATTCCAAGATCGCGAGCGTTGCCGATCTCAAGGGCAAGCGCGTCGCGGTGACGCGAGGCACCGATCCGCACATCTTCCTTGTGCGCGCGCTGCTCGGTGCAGGCCTCACCGAAAAGGACATCACGCCGGTGCTGCTCCAGCACGCCGACGGCAAGACCGCGCTGATCCGCGGCGACGTCGACGCCTGGGCCGGCCTCGATCCGATGATGGCGCAGGCCGAGGTCGAGGAAGGTGCAAAACTGTTTTATCGCAAGGCGGATGCCAACACCTGGGGCATCCTCAATGTGCGCGAGCAGTTCTTGAAGGACTATCCGGACGCCGACCGCCGCGTGCTCGCGGTGTATGAAGAGGCCCGCAAATATTCACTGGCGAATTACGACGACCTGAAGAAGACCTTCATCGCCGTGACCAAGCTGCCGGACGCCGTCGTCGACAAGCAGCTCAAGGAGCGCACCGAGCTCACCCACAGCCGCATCGGCGCACCCCAGCGCGAGTCGATCCTGGCTGCCGGCCTTGCCCTCCAGCAGGCCGGCGTCGTCGACGCCAAGGTCGATGTGAAGGCGACGCTGGATGCCCTGATCGACGACCAGGTCCCGCTGCCGACGAACTAG
- a CDS encoding methylated-DNA--[protein]-cysteine S-methyltransferase has protein sequence MPARSTKPPERFGLDRLTTPIGIALLVTDAEGALRALDWEDYEHRMRELLRLHYGAVDLVDRSAPAAMKTALSAYFEGDLGQLSGVAWRIAGTPFQQKVWTALAKIPAGTTMSYGALAERIDMPKAIRAVGHANGSNPISVVLPCHRLIGADGSLVKYGGGLERKRWLLRHEGVEI, from the coding sequence ATGCCCGCTCGATCAACCAAACCGCCTGAACGATTCGGCCTCGATCGCCTGACGACGCCGATCGGGATCGCGCTGCTCGTCACCGATGCCGAGGGTGCGCTGCGCGCGCTCGACTGGGAAGACTACGAGCACCGCATGCGCGAGCTGTTGCGCCTGCACTACGGCGCCGTGGACCTGGTTGATCGGTCCGCGCCGGCGGCGATGAAGACCGCGCTGTCAGCATATTTCGAAGGCGATCTCGGCCAGCTCTCGGGCGTCGCATGGCGCATCGCCGGCACGCCGTTCCAGCAGAAGGTCTGGACCGCGTTGGCAAAGATCCCTGCCGGCACCACGATGAGCTATGGCGCGCTGGCCGAAAGGATCGATATGCCCAAAGCCATTCGCGCTGTCGGTCATGCCAACGGCTCCAACCCGATCAGCGTGGTGCTGCCCTGTCACCGCCTGATCGGCGCCGACGGCTCGCTGGTGAAATATGGCGGTGGCCTCGAGCGCAAGCGCTGGCTGCTGCGGCATGAGGGGGTGGAGATTTAG
- a CDS encoding DUF1304 domain-containing protein — protein MITNVLVALVAALHAYFLILEMFLWDKPLGLKTFRNTPEKAEITKVLAANQGLYNGFLAAGLIWGLVHGNPAFAFQIKAFFLLCVIVAGAYGAATVSTRILLVQALPAAIALVALFLT, from the coding sequence CTGATCACCAATGTCCTGGTGGCGCTGGTCGCCGCACTGCACGCCTACTTCCTGATCCTGGAGATGTTTCTCTGGGACAAGCCGCTTGGCTTGAAGACATTCCGCAATACGCCTGAAAAGGCCGAGATCACGAAGGTGCTGGCGGCCAACCAAGGGCTCTACAACGGCTTCCTCGCCGCCGGCCTGATCTGGGGCCTCGTCCACGGCAACCCGGCCTTCGCATTCCAGATCAAGGCATTCTTCCTGCTCTGCGTGATCGTGGCCGGCGCCTACGGCGCGGCGACCGTCAGCACCCGCATCCTGCTCGTGCAGGCGCTGCCGGCGGCGATCGCGCTGGTTGCGCTGTTTCTGACCTGA
- a CDS encoding ABC transporter ATP-binding protein: MLALDRVSKTYPNGVQALARFSAEIKQGEIVAIIGGSGCGKSTLLRAIAGLDRASAGTVTLDSEAISSPHAKIGIIFQEPRLLPWLSVADNIGFGLAELPATERREKVARALARVGLADKAQAWPRELSGGQAQRVAIARALVPQPEVLLLDEPFSALDAFTRRDLQDHLLDLWADTRPTLILVTHDVDEAVVLADRVLVMRPRPGRLFDQIEINLGRPRDRNSPLFENFKRSVLTSLDRSLDRNVPDRDATQGPGQAMWW; this comes from the coding sequence ATGCTGGCGCTCGACCGGGTCAGCAAGACCTATCCCAACGGCGTGCAGGCGCTGGCGCGCTTCTCCGCCGAGATCAAACAGGGCGAGATCGTCGCCATCATCGGCGGCTCCGGCTGCGGCAAGTCCACGCTCTTGCGTGCCATCGCCGGCCTCGATCGCGCGAGCGCAGGCACGGTGACGCTCGACAGCGAGGCGATCAGTTCGCCGCACGCAAAAATCGGCATCATCTTCCAGGAGCCGCGGCTTTTGCCCTGGCTCAGCGTCGCCGACAATATCGGCTTCGGCCTTGCCGAGCTGCCCGCGACCGAGCGGCGCGAGAAGGTGGCGCGCGCGCTCGCCCGCGTCGGCCTCGCCGACAAGGCGCAGGCCTGGCCGCGCGAGCTCTCGGGCGGGCAGGCGCAGCGCGTCGCGATCGCGCGTGCGCTGGTGCCGCAGCCGGAAGTGCTGCTGCTCGACGAGCCGTTCTCGGCGCTCGACGCCTTCACCCGCAGGGATCTCCAGGATCATCTGCTCGACCTCTGGGCCGACACCCGGCCGACCTTGATCCTCGTCACACATGACGTCGACGAGGCCGTGGTGCTGGCCGATCGCGTGCTGGTGATGCGGCCGCGGCCGGGCCGGCTGTTCGACCAGATCGAGATCAATCTCGGCCGTCCGCGCGACCGCAACTCGCCGCTGTTCGAGAATTTCAAGCGAAGTGTGCTGACATCACTCGACCGTTCGCTCGACCGTAACGTGCCCGACCGTGACGCAACCCAGGGTCCCGGTCAGGCCATGTGGTGGTGA
- a CDS encoding ABC transporter permease, with amino-acid sequence MISDAPVLQQTSEPAESAAAPSRLARYARPMLGILLPLILALGWELVVWSGWSNGRLVPPPSRVFATITELARSGELVRHIAATLWRVGLGFAFGVITGTVLGAISGYWSLARRLLDPTVQALRAIPSLAWVPLFILWLGIFETSKIALIAVGVFFPVYLGVMGAILSVDRKIVEVGRTFRLSGPAMIRRILLPAVLPAYVVSLRVGLGLGWMFVVAAELIGASEGLGYLLLDGQQLGKPAQILAAIVIFAILGKLTDWLIEVGAAPFLRWQDAFGRAKGA; translated from the coding sequence ATGATCTCCGACGCGCCAGTCCTGCAACAGACCTCGGAACCGGCCGAGAGCGCCGCCGCGCCCTCGCGGCTCGCGCGCTATGCGCGGCCGATGTTGGGGATCTTGCTGCCGCTCATCCTTGCGCTCGGCTGGGAGCTGGTGGTCTGGTCCGGCTGGTCCAACGGCCGTCTGGTGCCGCCGCCCTCGCGCGTGTTTGCGACCATCACCGAGCTCGCCCGCTCCGGCGAGCTGGTCCGCCACATCGCCGCGACGCTGTGGCGGGTCGGCCTCGGCTTCGCCTTCGGCGTGATCACGGGCACCGTGCTCGGTGCCATCTCCGGCTATTGGTCGCTGGCGCGGCGGCTGCTCGATCCGACCGTGCAGGCGCTGCGTGCGATCCCTTCACTCGCCTGGGTGCCGTTGTTCATTCTTTGGCTCGGCATCTTCGAGACCTCCAAGATCGCGCTGATCGCGGTCGGCGTGTTCTTCCCGGTCTATCTCGGCGTGATGGGCGCGATCCTCTCGGTCGATCGCAAGATCGTCGAGGTCGGCCGCACCTTCCGTCTCTCCGGCCCGGCGATGATCCGCCGCATCCTGCTGCCCGCGGTGCTGCCGGCCTATGTGGTGTCCTTGCGTGTCGGCCTTGGTCTGGGCTGGATGTTCGTGGTGGCGGCCGAGCTGATCGGCGCTTCCGAAGGCCTTGGCTATCTCCTGCTCGACGGCCAGCAGCTCGGCAAGCCCGCGCAGATTTTGGCCGCGATCGTCATCTTCGCCATTCTCGGCAAGCTCACCGACTGGCTGATCGAGGTCGGGGCCGCGCCGTTCCTGCGCTGGCAGGACGCCTTCGGGCGCGCGAAGGGAGCGTAA